From Streptomyces fungicidicus, one genomic window encodes:
- a CDS encoding protein kinase family protein codes for MAERSTAAVDVADNSGEQPLTAQADQSTADGVAQNRERDTDNDEAQENTGADGSAMTSPPELHSGHKLARRYRLEECVTRLDGFSSWRAVDEKLRRAVGVHILPADHSRARSVLAAARSSALLGDPRFVQVLDAVEENDVVYVVHEWLPDATELTALLAAGPLEVYDAYQMVSQISAAMAAAHREGLAHLRLNPNAVLRTSTGQWRIRGLAVNAALRGVSSETPQRTDTESIGALLYAALTQRWPYESDAYGMSGLPKDIGLIPPDQVRAGVHRGLSELAMRALANDGATASRHESACTTPEELVKAIGEMPRIRPPEPAFTTPPEYQRTTYQQGTYGRPTPHPGVTQALPTPPPPLQSRTGKALKWAVSALLIAALGLGSWQLADALMDQGGKADDTNKTQTTDGDDKSPKKPVSGKPIAITAARDFDPFGSDGSEKPADVGKVYDSTPGTYWQTDYYLSTDFGRLKSGVGVILDLGRSQQVGKVTVSFVGNTSVELRAAPSDAGVQPTSFDDYAKVAEGTGSSVTLKPGEAVKSRYLLVWLTELPQTSDGNFRGRVVDVKVTS; via the coding sequence GTGGCCGAACGGAGCACAGCTGCCGTCGACGTGGCAGACAACAGCGGCGAGCAGCCGCTGACCGCACAGGCGGACCAGTCCACGGCCGACGGGGTGGCCCAGAACCGGGAGCGGGACACGGACAACGACGAGGCACAGGAGAACACCGGGGCCGACGGTTCCGCGATGACCTCGCCACCCGAACTGCACAGCGGTCACAAGCTGGCCAGGCGCTACCGCCTCGAGGAGTGCGTCACCCGTCTGGACGGGTTCAGCAGTTGGCGTGCCGTGGACGAGAAGCTCCGCCGCGCCGTCGGCGTGCACATCCTGCCCGCGGACCACTCGCGCGCCCGGTCCGTCCTTGCCGCGGCCCGTTCCTCCGCCCTGCTGGGCGACCCGCGCTTCGTCCAGGTCCTGGACGCCGTCGAGGAGAACGACGTCGTCTACGTCGTGCACGAATGGCTCCCCGACGCCACGGAACTGACCGCGCTCCTGGCGGCCGGCCCGCTGGAGGTGTACGACGCCTACCAGATGGTCAGTCAGATCTCCGCAGCGATGGCGGCGGCACACCGCGAGGGTCTCGCCCATCTGCGGCTGAACCCCAACGCCGTCCTGCGCACCTCGACCGGACAGTGGCGGATCCGCGGCCTCGCGGTGAACGCGGCGCTGCGCGGCGTCAGCTCCGAGACGCCGCAGCGCACCGACACGGAGTCGATCGGCGCCCTGCTGTACGCGGCGCTCACCCAGCGCTGGCCGTACGAGAGCGACGCCTACGGCATGTCCGGGCTGCCGAAGGACATCGGGCTGATCCCGCCCGACCAGGTGCGCGCGGGCGTCCACCGGGGGCTGTCCGAGCTGGCCATGCGCGCGCTCGCCAACGACGGCGCCACCGCCTCGCGCCACGAGTCGGCGTGCACCACGCCGGAGGAGCTGGTGAAGGCGATCGGTGAGATGCCCCGCATCCGCCCGCCGGAGCCGGCGTTCACGACCCCGCCCGAGTACCAGCGCACCACGTACCAGCAGGGCACCTACGGCCGTCCGACGCCGCACCCCGGTGTCACCCAGGCGCTCCCGACACCGCCTCCTCCGCTGCAGAGCCGCACGGGCAAGGCGCTCAAGTGGGCCGTCTCGGCGCTGCTGATCGCCGCGCTGGGCTTGGGCAGCTGGCAGCTCGCGGACGCGCTCATGGATCAGGGCGGCAAGGCGGACGACACGAACAAGACCCAGACGACGGACGGCGACGACAAGAGCCCGAAGAAGCCGGTGAGCGGTAAGCCCATCGCCATCACGGCGGCGCGGGACTTCGACCCGTTCGGCAGCGACGGCTCCGAGAAGCCGGCCGACGTGGGCAAGGTGTACGACAGCACGCCGGGTACGTACTGGCAGACGGACTACTACCTGAGTACGGACTTCGGCCGGCTCAAGTCCGGCGTTGGAGTGATCCTCGACCTCGGCCGGTCCCAGCAGGTCGGCAAGGTCACCGTCTCCTTCGTGGGGAACACGTCGGTGGAACTCCGTGCCGCCCCGAGCGACGCAGGGGTACAGCCCACGTCTTTCGACGACTACGCCAAGGTCGCCGAGGGCACCGGCTCCAGTGTGACCCTCAAGCCCGGGGAAGCGGTCAAGTCCCGGTACCTGCTGGTCTGGCTGACCGAACTGCCGCAGACGAGTGACGGCAACTTCCGTGGCCGTGTCGTGGACGTCAAGGTGACCAGCTAG
- the sigM gene encoding RNA polymerase sigma factor SigM — protein sequence MAAGAAHDGVSDQDLLTRHVEGDPDAFGELVRRHRDRLWAVALRTLGDREEAADAVQDALVSAYRAAHTFRGQSAVTTWLHRITVNACLDRARKAASRKTSPVDDTERLEQLLEPHESASAPAERNDLHRQLIEAMGTLPPDQRAALVLVDMQGYPVAEAARILEVPTGTVKSRCARGRARLLPLLTHLRPDGPGEKKRGEGRNRTQGTSVPPAAGPRQADPPDSGSNDPAAVKGGGGRA from the coding sequence ATGGCAGCAGGCGCCGCACATGACGGAGTGAGCGATCAGGATCTGCTCACCCGGCATGTCGAGGGCGACCCCGACGCCTTCGGTGAGCTCGTGCGCCGGCACCGCGACCGGCTGTGGGCCGTGGCCCTGCGGACGCTGGGCGACCGCGAGGAAGCCGCTGACGCCGTCCAGGACGCCCTGGTCTCCGCCTACCGGGCCGCCCACACCTTCAGGGGCCAGTCGGCCGTCACGACGTGGCTGCACCGGATCACGGTGAACGCCTGCCTGGACCGCGCCCGCAAGGCGGCCTCCCGGAAGACCTCCCCGGTCGACGACACGGAGCGCCTGGAGCAGCTGCTCGAGCCCCACGAGTCCGCCTCGGCCCCCGCGGAGCGCAACGATCTGCACCGCCAGCTCATCGAGGCCATGGGCACCCTCCCGCCGGATCAGCGGGCCGCGCTCGTGCTCGTTGACATGCAGGGATACCCGGTCGCGGAAGCCGCCCGCATCCTCGAAGTGCCCACCGGCACGGTGAAGAGCCGCTGCGCCCGCGGCAGAGCCAGACTGCTGCCCCTGCTCACTCATCTGCGGCCGGACGGGCCCGGTGAGAAGAAACGGGGTGAGGGACGGAACCGGACGCAGGGGACGTCCGTCCCACCCGCAGCGGGACCGCGACAGGCGGATCCCCCGGACTCAGGATCGAACGACCCGGCTGCAGTGAAGGGCGGAGGTGGGCGAGCGTGA
- a CDS encoding anti-sigma factor family protein, with product MTSTTDRAEHPDVAEISDLTEGLLPSARSAEVRRHLDECALCADVHASLEEIRDLLGTAPGPPRMPAEVAGRIDAALAAEALLHATAPEPETTGDTAGSSSASPGDEQAHVSRETSPLQDRPAGRPRSSTTGPGRKGRLRGGRRRVAVLGTVFTVAALGLGSVVLSSMNEGGPDEGPRTTASDTFSEGKLEKQVTDLLAQSQGERKGASTGRTFGSQSESHAVSPRVLKEPAVPKCVSDGIGRDDAALATEKGTYQGKEAMLVVLPDASDSSRVTAYIVEATCVDNVSAATTAKVLLEHSYARS from the coding sequence GTGACGTCGACGACGGACAGGGCGGAGCACCCGGACGTCGCGGAGATCTCCGACCTCACCGAGGGACTCCTGCCATCCGCCCGGAGCGCCGAAGTGCGCCGGCATCTGGACGAGTGCGCGCTCTGCGCGGACGTCCATGCCTCGCTCGAGGAGATCCGGGACCTGCTGGGCACGGCGCCGGGCCCGCCGCGGATGCCCGCCGAGGTGGCGGGACGCATCGACGCGGCGCTGGCCGCGGAGGCCCTGCTGCATGCCACGGCGCCGGAACCCGAGACCACCGGGGACACCGCCGGTAGTTCGTCCGCGTCCCCCGGCGACGAGCAGGCGCATGTTTCACGTGAAACATCGCCGCTCCAGGACCGGCCGGCCGGGCGCCCCCGCTCCTCCACGACCGGGCCGGGCCGCAAGGGCCGTCTCCGCGGCGGGCGCCGACGGGTCGCCGTCCTGGGGACCGTGTTCACGGTCGCGGCTCTGGGGCTCGGATCAGTGGTGCTGTCGAGCATGAACGAGGGAGGGCCGGACGAGGGCCCCCGGACCACCGCGTCGGACACCTTCTCCGAGGGGAAGCTGGAGAAGCAGGTCACCGATCTCCTCGCACAGAGCCAGGGGGAGCGGAAGGGCGCCAGCACCGGGCGAACCTTCGGGTCGCAGTCGGAGTCCCACGCCGTCAGTCCCCGGGTTCTCAAGGAGCCCGCGGTGCCGAAGTGCGTCAGCGACGGCATCGGCCGCGACGACGCCGCGCTCGCCACCGAGAAGGGCACGTACCAGGGGAAGGAGGCGATGCTTGTGGTGCTCCCCGACGCCTCGGACAGCTCCCGTGTGACCGCGTACATCGTCGAGGCGACCTGTGTGGACAACGTGTCCGCGGCCACCACGGCGAAGGTTCTGCTCGAGCACTCCTACGCACGCTCCTGA
- the trxB gene encoding thioredoxin-disulfide reductase: MSDVRNVIIIGSGPAGYTAALYTARASLKPLVFEGAVTAGGALMNTTEVENFPGFQEGIMGPELMDNMRAQAERFGAELVPDDVVAVDLTGEIKTVTDTAGTVHKAKAVIVTTGSQHRKLGLPNEDALSGRGVSWCATCDGFFFKDQDIAVIGGGDTAMEEATFLSRFAKSVTIVHRRDTLRASKAMQERAFADPKISFVWDSEIAEVQGDQKLSGLKLRNVKTGELSDLAATGLFIAIGHDPRTELFKGQLELDEEGYLKVDAPSTRTNITGVFGAGDVVDHTYRQAITAAGTGCAAALDAERYLAALSDEEQAEPEKTSV; this comes from the coding sequence GTGAGCGACGTCCGTAACGTGATCATCATCGGCTCCGGGCCCGCCGGCTACACGGCGGCGCTCTACACCGCCCGTGCGTCGCTGAAGCCCCTGGTGTTCGAGGGCGCCGTCACCGCCGGCGGTGCGCTGATGAACACCACCGAGGTCGAGAACTTCCCCGGCTTCCAGGAAGGCATCATGGGCCCCGAGCTCATGGACAACATGCGGGCCCAGGCGGAGCGCTTCGGCGCCGAACTCGTCCCGGACGACGTGGTCGCCGTCGACCTGACCGGTGAGATCAAGACCGTCACGGACACCGCCGGTACGGTGCACAAGGCCAAGGCCGTCATCGTCACCACCGGCTCGCAGCACCGCAAGCTCGGCCTGCCGAACGAGGACGCCCTGTCCGGCCGCGGTGTCTCGTGGTGCGCCACGTGTGACGGCTTCTTCTTCAAGGACCAGGACATCGCCGTGATCGGTGGTGGCGACACCGCGATGGAGGAGGCCACCTTCCTCTCGCGCTTCGCCAAGTCCGTGACGATCGTCCACCGCCGTGACACCCTGCGCGCCTCCAAGGCGATGCAGGAGCGTGCCTTCGCCGACCCGAAGATCTCGTTCGTCTGGGACAGCGAGATCGCCGAGGTCCAGGGCGACCAGAAGCTCTCGGGCCTGAAGCTGCGCAACGTCAAGACCGGCGAGCTCTCGGACCTGGCGGCCACTGGCCTGTTCATCGCGATCGGCCACGACCCGCGCACCGAGCTCTTCAAGGGCCAGCTGGAGCTGGACGAGGAGGGCTACCTCAAGGTCGACGCGCCCTCGACGCGCACGAACATCACCGGTGTCTTCGGCGCCGGTGACGTGGTCGACCACACGTACCGGCAGGCGATCACCGCGGCCGGCACGGGCTGTGCCGCCGCCCTCGACGCCGAGCGCTACCTCGCGGCCCTCTCGGACGAGGAGCAGGCCGAGCCCGAGAAGACCTCTGTCTGA
- the trxA gene encoding thioredoxin, translating to MAGTLKNVTDDSFEQDVLKSDKPVLVDFWAAWCGPCRQIAPSLEAIASEYGDKIEIVKLNIDENPGTAAKYGVMSIPTLNVYQGGEVAKTIVGAKPKAAIVRDLEDFIAD from the coding sequence GTGGCCGGCACCCTGAAGAACGTGACCGACGACTCCTTCGAGCAGGACGTCCTCAAGAGCGACAAGCCCGTCCTGGTGGACTTCTGGGCCGCCTGGTGCGGTCCGTGCCGTCAGATCGCTCCGTCCCTCGAGGCGATCGCCTCCGAGTACGGAGACAAGATCGAGATCGTCAAGCTGAACATCGACGAGAACCCCGGCACGGCCGCCAAGTACGGCGTCATGTCCATCCCGACCCTGAACGTGTACCAGGGTGGCGAGGTGGCCAAGACCATCGTCGGCGCCAAGCCGAAGGCCGCGATCGTCCGCGACCTCGAGGACTTCATCGCCGACTGA
- a CDS encoding GNAT family N-acetyltransferase: protein MGRRLVPLTLDNLPDLPRRCRSCVFWELDPVSGEAAVRAGTSAEEKESWISAVLLDWGSCGRVVYVDDVPVGFVIYAPPAYVPRSAAFPTSPVSPDAVQLMTAFILPRYQGQGLGRVMVQTVAKDLLRRGFKAIEAFGDARWKEPACLLPADHLLAVGFKTVRQHPTHPRMRLELRTTLSWKEDVEMALDRLLGAVQKEPALRPL from the coding sequence ATGGGGCGTCGGCTCGTACCGCTCACGCTGGACAACCTTCCGGACCTCCCCCGGCGCTGCCGCTCATGCGTCTTCTGGGAACTCGACCCCGTCAGTGGCGAGGCAGCGGTAAGGGCGGGCACGTCCGCGGAGGAGAAGGAGTCGTGGATCTCGGCCGTTCTCCTGGACTGGGGATCCTGCGGGCGGGTCGTCTACGTCGACGACGTCCCCGTGGGCTTCGTGATCTACGCACCGCCCGCCTATGTGCCACGCTCCGCGGCGTTCCCCACAAGCCCCGTGTCGCCGGACGCGGTACAGCTGATGACCGCGTTCATCCTGCCCCGGTACCAGGGTCAGGGACTGGGCCGCGTGATGGTGCAGACGGTGGCGAAGGATCTGCTGCGCCGGGGCTTCAAGGCGATCGAGGCCTTCGGCGACGCCCGCTGGAAGGAACCCGCCTGCCTGCTGCCCGCCGACCATCTGCTGGCCGTGGGCTTCAAGACGGTCCGTCAGCATCCCACCCATCCCCGGATGAGACTGGAGCTGAGGACGACGCTCTCCTGGAAGGAGGACGTCGAGATGGCGCTGGACCGGCTGCTCGGGGCGGTACAGAAGGAGCCGGCGCTGAGGCCGCTGTGA
- a CDS encoding ParB/RepB/Spo0J family partition protein — protein sequence MSERRRGLGRGLGALIPGPAEKTVTPPAVGGTASTSPAAVPGLPGGRSGGAANLATLSAVSRETEEAPAQSAAAVPAPPMGAHFAEIPLDAITPNPRQPREVFDEDALSELITSIKEVGLLQPVVVRQVGPERYELIMGERRWRACHEAGLEAIPAIVRATDDEKLLLDALLENLHRAQLNPLEEAAAYDQLLKDFNCTHDQLADRIGRSRPQVSNTLRLLKLSPTVQRRVAAGVLSAGHARALLSVEDSEDQDRLAHRIVAEGLSVRAVEEIVTLMGSRPQKAQRSKGPRAGALVSPALTELATRLSDRFETRVKVDLGQKKGKITVEFASMEDLERILGTLAPGEGPVLQPSLTDDDSVEAEG from the coding sequence GTGAGCGAGCGACGGAGGGGGCTGGGTCGTGGTCTAGGCGCACTGATCCCTGGGCCGGCGGAGAAGACGGTGACGCCCCCGGCGGTGGGGGGTACTGCTTCCACGTCTCCGGCGGCGGTGCCGGGTCTGCCCGGCGGTCGAAGCGGGGGCGCCGCGAACTTGGCGACCCTGTCGGCTGTTTCACGTGAAACGGAAGAGGCGCCGGCCCAGAGCGCCGCGGCCGTGCCCGCGCCGCCCATGGGCGCGCACTTCGCCGAGATCCCGCTCGACGCCATCACGCCGAACCCGCGGCAGCCGCGGGAGGTGTTCGACGAGGACGCCCTGTCCGAGCTCATCACCTCCATCAAGGAGGTCGGCCTCCTCCAGCCGGTCGTCGTGCGGCAGGTGGGGCCAGAGCGCTATGAGCTCATCATGGGCGAGCGCCGGTGGCGTGCCTGCCATGAGGCGGGACTCGAGGCGATCCCGGCGATCGTGCGGGCCACGGACGACGAGAAGCTCCTCCTGGACGCGCTGCTGGAGAACCTGCACCGCGCCCAGCTGAATCCGCTGGAAGAGGCCGCCGCCTACGACCAGTTGCTCAAGGACTTCAACTGCACGCACGACCAGCTGGCGGACCGCATCGGCCGCTCCCGGCCTCAGGTGTCCAACACCCTGCGTCTGCTGAAGCTGTCGCCCACCGTCCAGCGCCGGGTGGCCGCCGGTGTGCTGTCCGCCGGGCACGCGCGGGCGCTGCTGTCCGTCGAGGACTCCGAGGATCAGGACCGGCTGGCCCACCGCATCGTGGCCGAGGGGCTGTCGGTGCGGGCGGTCGAGGAGATCGTGACCCTGATGGGTTCACGGCCCCAGAAGGCTCAGCGGTCCAAGGGTCCGCGCGCGGGAGCCCTGGTCTCCCCGGCTCTGACAGAACTGGCGACGCGTCTGTCGGATCGCTTCGAGACGCGCGTGAAGGTCGACCTCGGGCAGAAGAAGGGCAAGATCACCGTCGAGTTCGCCTCGATGGAGGACCTCGAGCGCATCCTGGGCACCCTCGCTCCCGGGGAAGGGCCCGTGCTGCAGCCGAGCCTGACGGACGACGACTCCGTGGAGGCCGAGGGCTGA